A single window of Streptomyces xanthii DNA harbors:
- a CDS encoding TroA family protein, protein MTSPSAHPWEFTDDRGHRASAPGVPARIVAYLQAGAGLHDLGLTPVGVFGSFHDGERADRAKAGGLPLGDVAYLGAGAGLGLDDVLGVRPDLVVALTYGGGQVYGIDPDTAKHLEEQVPVVVFDVGQGRSLADVRERFAELGASLGAGEAPAAGEGLARAERELTEAAGAAGGARVLALSPGGPDSVHLARPAKWPDLSALTALGVATVEPPEGPGANWHTGDWPDAAALAPDIVLLDTRANAAPREAYGASPAWTALAERAAVLPWNPELPPSATAHAALHRSVAQALRGRS, encoded by the coding sequence ATGACTTCACCCTCCGCACATCCATGGGAATTCACCGACGACCGCGGACACCGGGCCTCGGCCCCCGGCGTTCCGGCGCGGATCGTCGCGTACCTCCAGGCCGGGGCCGGCCTGCACGATCTCGGACTGACGCCCGTCGGCGTCTTCGGCTCGTTCCACGACGGGGAGCGGGCGGACCGGGCGAAGGCCGGCGGTCTGCCGCTCGGGGACGTGGCGTATCTGGGGGCGGGCGCCGGGCTCGGCCTCGACGACGTGCTCGGGGTGCGCCCGGATCTGGTGGTGGCGCTCACCTACGGGGGCGGGCAGGTCTACGGGATCGATCCGGACACGGCGAAGCACCTGGAGGAGCAAGTTCCGGTCGTGGTGTTCGACGTGGGCCAGGGGCGGAGTCTGGCGGACGTGCGGGAACGGTTCGCGGAGCTCGGAGCCTCGCTCGGGGCGGGTGAGGCGCCGGCCGCCGGGGAGGGGCTGGCGCGGGCCGAGCGGGAACTGACGGAGGCCGCGGGCGCGGCGGGCGGGGCGCGGGTGCTCGCCCTGTCGCCGGGCGGGCCGGACAGCGTGCATCTGGCGCGGCCCGCGAAATGGCCGGACCTGAGCGCGCTCACGGCCCTGGGCGTGGCGACGGTCGAGCCGCCCGAGGGCCCGGGGGCCAACTGGCACACGGGCGACTGGCCGGACGCCGCCGCGCTCGCCCCGGACATCGTCCTGCTGGACACCCGGGCGAACGCGGCGCCGCGGGAGGCCTACGGCGCGTCCCCGGCGTGGACGGCACTGGCCGAGCGGGCCGCGGTCCTGCCGTGGAACCCGGAGCTCCCGCCGAGCGCGACGGCCCACGCGGCGCTCCACCGGAGCGTGGCACAGGCGCTGCGGGGCCGGTCCTGA
- a CDS encoding TIGR04222 domain-containing membrane protein, whose translation MFWVLFLVLASGLALVTCGRLCLAAVRAADAERAAGDGEGPHERVLSLYETAFLSGGPRRVADVALVSMARSRRLLLAHTGWATVVDPVGGDDMERSVIGAIGPQGQSRIAPVRSATASGDAVRTLTERLVAAGLATPDTTRTTVASGVAQVKAAAAAIVVLAAVATLMPGQEPPRNMPVALWFLLPLLLTLCCLFVARFEIHPYTHWASPTGQRLLSALPDGTGSLLAVALRGVPAVDDPALRSAFAHPARDPLDPEDRL comes from the coding sequence ATGTTCTGGGTCCTGTTCCTTGTACTGGCCAGCGGCCTGGCCCTGGTCACGTGCGGGCGGCTGTGCCTCGCCGCCGTGCGGGCGGCCGACGCCGAGCGCGCCGCGGGCGACGGCGAGGGCCCGCACGAGCGGGTGCTGTCCCTGTACGAGACGGCGTTCCTCTCGGGCGGCCCGCGCCGCGTCGCGGACGTGGCGCTCGTGTCGATGGCCCGCAGCCGCCGGCTGCTGCTCGCGCACACCGGCTGGGCGACGGTCGTCGACCCGGTCGGCGGCGACGACATGGAGCGCTCGGTGATCGGCGCGATCGGCCCGCAGGGCCAGTCGCGGATAGCTCCGGTGCGCTCGGCCACGGCGTCGGGCGACGCCGTCCGCACGCTCACCGAACGTCTCGTGGCGGCCGGCCTCGCCACCCCGGACACGACCCGCACCACGGTCGCCTCCGGCGTGGCCCAGGTGAAGGCGGCGGCCGCGGCGATCGTGGTCCTGGCGGCGGTCGCGACGCTGATGCCGGGTCAGGAGCCGCCCAGGAACATGCCGGTGGCGCTGTGGTTCCTGCTGCCGCTGCTGCTCACCCTGTGCTGTTTGTTCGTCGCCCGGTTCGAGATCCACCCGTACACGCACTGGGCCTCCCCCACCGGTCAGCGCCTGCTCTCCGCGCTGCCCGACGGCACGGGCAGCCTGCTCGCGGTGGCGCTGCGCGGGGTGCCCGCGGTGGACGACCCGGCGCTGCGGTCCGCGTTCGCCCACCCGGCACGCGACCCGCTCGACCCCGAGGACCGGCTCTGA
- a CDS encoding DUF692 domain-containing protein: MTRLGTGIGWRPEIAEIVEAMPGIDWVEAVAENVCPGHLPESLVRLRERGVTVVPHGVSLGLGGADRPDEGRLADLASRAQALGAPLVTEHIAFVRAGGERTASPLLEAGHLLPVPRTRDALDVLCANVRIAQDALPVPLAVENIAALFSWPGEEMTEGQFLYELVERTGVRLLIDVANLHTNHVNRGEDPAKALAELPVEAIAYVHMAGGFERDGVWHDSHAHPVPQPVLDILADLASRVTPPGVLLERDENFPDDTAELGREVERIREVVAAAPAAPSERTGARSRPDAPEPVAESTRGRVALAQAALLSALVAGTPAPEGFDRVRLGVQARALAGKRADVVAKVAPELPEILGGAAYRAAFLGYAQRRPMTGGYRRDALDFAEDLLLGQRVTEPGARRRLTDWWLERSGPAPLSGRPVARALRAARFALRRG, translated from the coding sequence CTGACAAGGCTGGGCACGGGGATCGGCTGGCGGCCGGAGATCGCGGAGATCGTCGAGGCGATGCCCGGCATCGACTGGGTCGAGGCGGTCGCCGAGAACGTGTGCCCGGGTCATCTGCCCGAGTCGCTGGTGCGGCTGCGCGAGCGCGGCGTCACCGTCGTGCCGCACGGCGTCTCCCTCGGCCTCGGCGGCGCGGACCGGCCCGACGAGGGGCGGCTCGCGGATCTGGCGTCCCGCGCGCAGGCGCTGGGCGCGCCGCTGGTCACCGAGCACATCGCGTTCGTACGGGCCGGTGGCGAGCGCACGGCGTCGCCGCTCCTGGAGGCCGGGCACCTGCTGCCGGTGCCGCGCACCCGGGACGCGCTCGACGTGCTGTGCGCGAACGTGCGGATCGCGCAGGACGCGCTGCCGGTGCCGCTCGCGGTGGAGAACATCGCGGCGCTGTTCTCCTGGCCGGGCGAGGAGATGACGGAGGGCCAGTTCCTGTACGAGCTGGTCGAGCGCACCGGGGTCCGGCTGCTGATCGATGTCGCGAACCTGCACACCAACCACGTGAACCGGGGCGAGGACCCGGCGAAGGCGCTGGCCGAGCTGCCGGTCGAGGCGATCGCGTACGTCCACATGGCGGGCGGCTTCGAGCGCGACGGCGTCTGGCACGACAGCCACGCCCACCCGGTTCCGCAGCCGGTCCTGGACATCCTGGCCGACCTGGCCTCCCGGGTGACCCCGCCCGGCGTCCTCCTGGAGCGCGACGAGAACTTCCCGGACGACACGGCGGAACTGGGCCGCGAGGTCGAGCGGATCCGCGAGGTGGTGGCAGCGGCCCCGGCCGCCCCGTCGGAGAGGACCGGCGCGCGCTCCCGGCCCGACGCCCCCGAACCCGTCGCCGAGTCCACCCGCGGCCGGGTCGCCCTCGCCCAGGCCGCGCTGCTGTCGGCGCTGGTGGCCGGGACGCCCGCCCCGGAGGGGTTCGACCGGGTGCGGCTCGGGGTGCAGGCGCGGGCGCTGGCGGGGAAGCGGGCCGATGTCGTCGCCAAGGTGGCGCCCGAACTGCCGGAGATCCTGGGCGGGGCCGCGTACCGTGCGGCGTTCCTGGGGTACGCGCAGCGGCGGCCCATGACGGGCGGCTACCGGCGGGACGCGCTGGACTTCGCCGAGGACCTGCTGCTCGGGCAGCGGGTCACGGAGCCGGGGGCCCGGCGCCGGCTGACCGACTGGTGGCTGGAGCGGTCGGGCCCGGCCCCGCTCTCGGGACGCCCGGTGGCGCGGGCACTGCGGGCCGCCCGGTTCGCGCTGCGCCGGGGCTGA
- a CDS encoding alpha/beta hydrolase, whose protein sequence is MRAAASASARYAAAGSLVLAAFAAGPAPAAGALPAGPDDARARGTALAAERAAAAGIRFGACPAEESLPEALTCGTVTVPLDYADPDGKKIKLTVSRVKATGKAGGKKVARQGSFVFNPGGPGGNGMYFPLAGMMPEWKRIGAAYDLVGYAPRGVGRSAPLSCRDPKQLGKGPTLAPTHPSESYKKERIARAKSYARGCAERNPDLEHFTTLNNARDLDVLRAALGEQRLTYMGASYGTYIGAVYATLFPSHVRRMVFDSAVDPSPGRVWYRNNMAQSAAFERRWADFRTWVAEHDDTYGLGRTAEAVRRSYEEVRAQLAHTPAGKKVGPGELQSAFLQAGYYDDYWPIRALALSEYRAGNPEPLIGQAAPVASPVAAKENENAGAVYTAVECNDAPWPEDFRVWDRDNTRLARVAPFETWDNVWTNLPCAYWSGPRQQPLDVRTLPGALPPTLILAAERDAATPYAGAKEMHRRIAGSVLVTERDAGTHGVGGGPNACVNGHLDAYVLDGRLPERRSASCAAHAAPTPLGSGGPPEKALRAR, encoded by the coding sequence ATGAGAGCAGCAGCGTCCGCCTCCGCCCGCTACGCCGCCGCGGGATCGCTGGTCCTGGCCGCGTTCGCGGCCGGCCCCGCCCCCGCCGCGGGTGCCCTGCCCGCGGGCCCCGACGACGCCCGCGCGCGGGGCACCGCGCTCGCCGCCGAGCGGGCCGCGGCCGCCGGCATCCGGTTCGGCGCCTGCCCCGCCGAGGAGAGCCTGCCGGAGGCGCTGACCTGCGGCACGGTCACCGTCCCGCTCGACTACGCCGACCCCGACGGCAAGAAGATCAAGCTGACCGTCAGCCGTGTGAAGGCGACGGGCAAGGCCGGCGGGAAGAAGGTGGCCCGGCAGGGCTCGTTCGTCTTCAACCCGGGCGGCCCCGGCGGCAACGGCATGTACTTCCCGCTCGCCGGGATGATGCCGGAGTGGAAGCGCATCGGCGCCGCGTACGACCTCGTCGGATACGCGCCGCGCGGCGTGGGCCGCTCCGCGCCGCTGTCCTGCCGGGACCCGAAGCAGCTCGGCAAGGGCCCCACGCTCGCGCCGACCCACCCCTCGGAGTCGTACAAGAAGGAGCGGATCGCCCGCGCGAAGTCGTACGCGCGGGGCTGTGCCGAGCGCAATCCGGACCTGGAGCACTTCACGACGCTGAACAACGCCCGGGACCTCGACGTCCTGCGGGCCGCGCTCGGCGAGCAGCGGCTCACGTACATGGGCGCCTCGTACGGGACCTACATCGGGGCCGTGTACGCGACGCTGTTCCCCTCGCACGTGCGCCGGATGGTGTTCGACTCGGCGGTCGACCCGTCGCCCGGGCGGGTCTGGTACCGGAACAACATGGCCCAGTCCGCCGCGTTCGAGCGCCGCTGGGCCGACTTCCGCACCTGGGTGGCCGAGCACGACGACACGTACGGTCTCGGCAGGACGGCGGAGGCCGTGCGGCGGTCCTACGAGGAGGTGCGGGCACAGCTCGCGCACACGCCGGCCGGGAAGAAGGTCGGACCGGGCGAGCTGCAGTCCGCGTTCCTCCAGGCCGGCTACTACGACGACTACTGGCCGATCCGGGCGCTGGCCCTGTCCGAGTACCGGGCGGGCAATCCGGAGCCGCTGATCGGGCAGGCCGCGCCGGTGGCGTCGCCGGTCGCGGCGAAGGAGAACGAGAACGCGGGCGCGGTCTACACGGCCGTCGAGTGCAACGACGCGCCGTGGCCGGAGGACTTCCGCGTCTGGGACCGGGACAACACGCGGCTGGCGCGCGTGGCCCCGTTCGAGACGTGGGACAACGTGTGGACGAACCTGCCCTGCGCGTACTGGAGCGGGCCGCGTCAGCAGCCGCTCGACGTGCGGACGCTGCCGGGGGCGCTGCCGCCGACGCTGATCCTCGCCGCGGAGCGGGACGCGGCGACACCGTACGCGGGCGCGAAGGAGATGCACCGGCGCATCGCCGGGTCGGTGCTCGTGACCGAGCGGGACGCGGGCACGCACGGCGTGGGCGGCGGCCCCAACGCCTGCGTCAACGGGCATCTCGACGCGTACGTCCTGGACGGGCGGCTGCCCGAGCGGCGGTCGGCGTCCTGCGCGGCGCACGCGGCGCCCACACCGCTGGGCTCGGGCGGACCGCCGGAGAAGGCGCTGCGGGCCCGGTGA
- a CDS encoding polysaccharide deacetylase family protein has translation MINSVRRTVSTCVLAALALGAAACSGGGTGPAHPARADRPAQSPSAAPSPAGAPTLAPGPGGLTRVFKNAARSKERVVALTFDADMTADQGPRAAAGEHFDHPQLISTLRRLKVPATVFMTGRWADQYPAEARDIGADPLFEVANHSYSHYAFTDDCYGLPTVPPARMRTDVERAFTAFRRAGVEHVVPYFRFPGGCYDKQALRALAPAGVTAVQWDVVSGDAFATDADAVSRQVLDGVRPGSVVVLHCTRSAAPTTERVVRTVVPELRAKGYRFVRVSQLIGATRKG, from the coding sequence GTGATCAACTCCGTACGCCGCACCGTGTCGACCTGCGTCCTCGCCGCCCTCGCCCTCGGTGCCGCCGCCTGCTCGGGCGGCGGCACCGGGCCCGCGCACCCCGCCCGGGCCGACCGGCCCGCCCAGAGCCCCTCGGCCGCCCCCTCCCCCGCGGGCGCCCCCACACTCGCCCCCGGGCCCGGGGGTCTCACCCGCGTCTTCAAGAACGCGGCCCGGTCGAAGGAGCGCGTCGTGGCGCTGACCTTCGACGCCGACATGACCGCCGACCAGGGCCCCCGCGCCGCGGCCGGCGAGCACTTCGACCACCCTCAGCTCATCTCCACGCTCCGGAGACTGAAGGTGCCGGCCACCGTCTTCATGACGGGGCGCTGGGCCGACCAGTACCCGGCCGAGGCACGCGACATCGGCGCCGACCCGCTCTTCGAGGTCGCCAACCACTCGTACAGCCACTACGCCTTCACGGACGACTGCTACGGCCTGCCCACCGTGCCGCCCGCGCGGATGCGCACGGACGTCGAGCGGGCCTTCACCGCGTTCCGCAGGGCCGGAGTCGAGCATGTCGTGCCGTACTTCCGTTTCCCCGGCGGCTGTTACGACAAGCAGGCGCTGCGGGCGCTCGCCCCGGCCGGGGTCACGGCCGTGCAGTGGGACGTGGTGAGCGGCGACGCGTTCGCCACCGACGCGGACGCGGTGTCGCGGCAGGTGCTCGACGGGGTGCGGCCGGGTTCCGTCGTCGTCCTGCACTGCACGCGCAGCGCGGCCCCGACGACGGAGCGCGTGGTGCGCACAGTCGTGCCCGAACTGCGCGCGAAGGGCTACCGGTTCGTACGGGTCTCCCAGCTGATCGGGGCCACCCGCAAGGGGTGA
- a CDS encoding ABC transporter: MTTALLAYQSGLLLRSQRWLAPVVLYAAVLAVGLQGGQPVLDSLGYAAAGLLPAGAWLARICVSNESSAARGCTAAATGPWRAHFASLLTALLATALLGALATLFVALLADGVSTGHRVRIAVLPAAGAGLLAAWTCALAGTAVGALTTWPVIRGTGAGVAALLLGTLLTLVAPGSPARSAVTALITGSQRGEIPLPALPFLGAVVLAGACAAAACALASRR; the protein is encoded by the coding sequence ATGACCACGGCCCTGCTCGCCTACCAGTCCGGGCTTCTGCTGCGCTCGCAGCGCTGGCTCGCGCCCGTCGTGCTGTACGCGGCGGTGCTCGCGGTCGGGCTCCAGGGCGGGCAGCCGGTTCTGGACTCGCTCGGTTACGCGGCGGCGGGCCTGCTGCCCGCCGGGGCCTGGCTGGCCCGGATCTGTGTCTCCAACGAGTCGTCCGCCGCGCGCGGTTGCACGGCCGCGGCGACCGGACCGTGGCGGGCGCACTTCGCGAGCCTGCTCACCGCGCTGCTCGCGACCGCCCTGCTCGGCGCCCTCGCCACTCTCTTCGTGGCGCTGCTCGCGGACGGTGTGAGCACCGGCCACCGGGTACGGATCGCCGTCCTGCCCGCGGCCGGCGCCGGACTCCTCGCCGCCTGGACCTGCGCCCTCGCCGGTACCGCCGTGGGCGCCCTGACCACGTGGCCGGTGATCCGGGGCACCGGCGCGGGCGTGGCCGCACTGCTGCTCGGCACCCTGCTCACCCTCGTGGCGCCCGGCTCCCCGGCCCGCTCCGCGGTGACGGCGCTGATCACCGGCTCCCAGCGGGGCGAGATCCCGCTGCCCGCGCTGCCTTTCCTGGGCGCGGTCGTGCTCGCGGGGGCCTGCGCGGCGGCGGCCTGCGCGCTGGCGTCCCGCCGTTGA
- a CDS encoding peptidyl-tRNA hydrolase — protein MTSDDDLSKAPGRDGLPPADSPFRTEPTPRDEAPQFVLPLVARIERAEPPARTAALETAARAVLVLLSDDRALGDGEWAQAVRDWQDARIRKVVRRARGAEWRRAEALDGITVTGDGAQVRVFPPVPLDGWPKDLARLQVSGTDLDDPEPPPAPDPSAPVLWLNPDLGMTAGKAMAQAGHGAQLAWWALSEPQRKEWREAGFPLAVRTADPARWEPLTRAGLPVVRDAGFTEIAPGSCTVVSEGGTRYAPLGRVTGQYG, from the coding sequence GTGACCAGCGACGACGACCTGAGCAAGGCCCCGGGCCGGGACGGCCTGCCGCCCGCCGACAGCCCGTTCCGCACCGAGCCCACCCCGCGTGACGAGGCCCCGCAGTTCGTGCTGCCGCTCGTGGCGCGGATCGAGCGGGCCGAGCCGCCCGCGCGGACGGCCGCCCTGGAGACCGCCGCGCGCGCCGTCCTCGTCCTGCTGTCCGACGACCGCGCGCTCGGCGACGGGGAGTGGGCGCAGGCCGTGCGGGACTGGCAGGACGCGCGGATCCGCAAGGTGGTGCGGCGGGCCCGGGGTGCCGAGTGGCGGCGTGCCGAGGCGCTCGACGGCATCACGGTGACGGGTGACGGAGCGCAGGTGCGGGTGTTCCCGCCGGTGCCGCTCGACGGCTGGCCCAAGGACCTGGCCCGCCTCCAGGTGTCCGGCACTGACCTCGACGACCCGGAGCCGCCGCCCGCCCCGGACCCCTCGGCGCCGGTCCTCTGGCTCAACCCCGACCTCGGGATGACGGCGGGCAAGGCGATGGCGCAGGCCGGGCACGGCGCGCAGCTGGCCTGGTGGGCGCTGTCCGAGCCGCAGCGCAAGGAGTGGCGCGAGGCGGGCTTCCCGCTGGCGGTCCGTACCGCCGACCCGGCGCGCTGGGAGCCGCTGACCCGGGCCGGTCTGCCGGTGGTGCGGGACGCGGGCTTCACGGAGATCGCGCCGGGTTCCTGCACGGTGGTGTCGGAGGGCGGCACCCGGTACGCGCCGCTGGGCCGCGTGACGGGGCAGTACGGCTGA
- the hemQ gene encoding hydrogen peroxide-dependent heme synthase: MSDDTTTTPEAARIPNKGKLAKDLNEVIRYTLWSVFKLKDVLPEDRAGYADEVQELFDQLAAKDVTIRGTYDVSGLRADADLMIWWHAETADQLQEAYNLFRRTKLGRALEPVWSNMALHRPAEFNRSHIPAFLADETPRNYVSVYPFVRSYEWYLLPDDERRKMLADHGKMARGYPDVRANTVASFSLGDYEWILAFEADELDRIVDLMRHLRGSEARRHVREEVPFYTGRRKSVADLVAGLA; this comes from the coding sequence ATGAGCGACGACACCACGACCACCCCCGAGGCTGCCCGGATCCCGAACAAGGGCAAGCTCGCCAAGGACCTCAACGAGGTCATCCGCTACACCCTCTGGTCCGTCTTCAAGCTGAAGGACGTCCTGCCGGAGGACCGCGCGGGTTACGCGGACGAGGTCCAGGAGCTGTTCGACCAGCTCGCCGCGAAGGACGTCACGATCCGCGGCACCTACGACGTGTCCGGCCTGCGCGCCGACGCCGACCTCATGATCTGGTGGCACGCCGAGACCGCCGACCAGCTGCAGGAGGCGTACAACCTCTTCCGCCGCACCAAGCTGGGCCGGGCCCTGGAGCCGGTGTGGTCGAACATGGCGCTGCACCGCCCCGCCGAGTTCAACCGCTCGCACATCCCGGCGTTCCTCGCCGACGAGACGCCCCGCAACTACGTGAGCGTCTACCCGTTCGTGCGCTCCTACGAGTGGTACCTGCTGCCCGACGACGAGCGCCGCAAGATGCTCGCCGACCACGGCAAGATGGCCCGCGGCTACCCGGACGTGCGCGCCAACACGGTCGCTTCGTTCTCGCTCGGCGACTACGAGTGGATCCTCGCCTTCGAGGCCGACGAGCTGGACCGCATCGTCGACCTGATGCGTCACCTGCGCGGCTCCGAGGCTCGCCGGCACGTGCGCGAGGAGGTCCCGTTCTACACGGGCCGCCGCAAGAGCGTCGCCGACCTGGTCGCCGGTCTCGCCTGA